The following proteins come from a genomic window of Verrucomicrobiota bacterium:
- a CDS encoding alpha/beta hydrolase, which produces MKNIALLIMIAVSFCSYRRIVRDKIGCIPLVWIAKWPLSFLVVNNRHSPEPAVRNISPTPLLLIHGTCDRVIPYHHAKCLFREAREPKELWTIEGGDHTEAFTTYGATYRRQLVQFFTSAVQSRRRVNE; this is translated from the coding sequence ATGAAGAACATCGCCCTGCTCATCATGATTGCTGTTTCGTTCTGCTCCTATCGCAGGATCGTGCGCGACAAGATCGGGTGCATCCCCCTTGTTTGGATCGCGAAGTGGCCCTTGTCGTTCCTGGTGGTGAACAATAGGCACAGCCCCGAGCCGGCAGTGCGAAACATCTCACCCACTCCACTGCTGTTGATCCACGGCACATGCGATCGTGTCATCCCGTATCATCATGCGAAGTGTCTCTTCAGGGAGGCGCGCGAACCCAAGGAGCTTTGGACGATCGAGGGCGGAGACCACACGGAGGCGTTCACGACCTACGGGGCTACTTACAGGAGGCAATTGGTTCAGTTCTTCACGTCGGCCGTGCAGAGCCGTCGGCGCGTAAACGAGTGA